The Denticeps clupeoides chromosome 4, fDenClu1.1, whole genome shotgun sequence genome segment tcagaattTTTAAACTATAGCAGAAATATATATCAAGGTACCAAGAAGAGTCAGACAAAAACCTCTTTTTGGGATTCTGAATTTTATTCAGGCATCTCAAAACATAATTTTATCTAAAGTAAccattttaaattaatcaaatCAGTTTTGAGCTGTCCCAGTTGGTTCAGAAGTAAAACATTAGGGTTTCTGTCAAAGTGCTTTCAACCAGGTTGGCTTTAAATTAACCgccaaaataaaaccaaataaaatgcttgaatgagacattaaaaatgaaacagaaaaataagactaaaaatgaaaaatgtaaatcattgcCTATCCTGTAAACAGGTTTCCCAATTCTGCTGTCCACAATACTGTAGATAACACCACATTTCAATGCATAGTAATGCATAGATTTCAATATAACCTCTACAGTAAAAGATGACTGAAGGATAAAGTGCCACGTCCATGTAAAGGACATTTCACAGAGTGCAAAACCTCCTATATAGTTTCATTTCTCGGCACTTATGGCTGAATCAAGACTATTGTGGTGCAAGAGAACACTCTAGAACCAGAAGAGTCGGTTGTTGAAGGAAGCTGATCAGTGACACAACTTAAACAAGCATACATGAATACATAAAGCTATGATTTGGCGCAGATATTGTTGTTGACACTTCAGCGCTCCTTTGAACAAGGGAGCTAGACAgaatgcaaatacaaaattCAATGATGGCAATTCACAATTAGCCCACCTTGCATTAAACAAGAGGCAGAATATGCAAATGACTCAAGCCGCCATTTTgccttgtgtgcatgtgaccaTGCCCATGCAACAAACTTGCAGGGTGCGCAGCGGGCACCACCTCAAAGATTAAAtactataaatatgtaaaaacagGCAATgcaaaattgttcttttttactATAGCTTACAAAGAAGGGAGGGAAAAAAGTGAGACATACAAAGGCCTACATCATACCAAACATTTAAACCACCTGCAAAGCTGGAAAAAGCACAAAAGATACATCAAAAGAGTCCTTGTCTTTTAACAAGCCCTAAGAAAGATGGGCTAAAGATACAGACACTGTGAGAATAAAGAACTGCACACCCAGCAACTGGAGGGTTTCATTATATAGCAGTTAGTGCCATGGATTATTGCTTTGATTTGGTCTAAGCCTGAGCAAGGTCTCGAGAGGGCTCAGACAGGGGGTTAAGGGAAGAAAAGGGCATGGAGTGAGCAGAAGGGTTACGGTAGTGAGGTATCAGTGGAGTctggtgggtgggggtgttggAGGTCAGTGCAGCTCGATGAAAGCCTCCATCTCCTCAGAGATCAGGCCCTTGTATGGTAGTCTATGCCTCTCTATGGCACGTGCGGCCAGGCACTGCAGCGTGACGTAGGTCAACGGGTGGAGCGAGTGGCGGCCGCTGCTCTGCTCGTCCAGCAGCTCGTAGGCACTCTTGCGTTGTGCGTTGGTGGCATCGAAGTGGGCGCCCGCCCGCACGAGCAAGGCCATGATCTCAGAGCAGCCATTGGCTGCTGCAACGTGGAGCGGCGTGTTGTTGTCGCAGTCCCGCGAGTCTACATCAGCGCCACATTCCAGGAGCAGCCCTGCTACAGCTAAGGAGGGGAAGCGCCCCACCGGGTAACGTCCAACCGACGTGGTGTCTTTGTCCACTGCCATGTGGAGAGGCGTGAAGCCATTGCGGGCCCGCGGGTTGAGTTTCAGCAGCCGGTAAACGGTCTGGCGCTTGAGATGCTCCTCCTCAGGGCTGcagtccagcttctccagcaggAAGAGCAGGTGTAGAATAATGGACAGGGCCTTGGTAAACTGAGACGCCTCGGGGGGGCTGTCGTGCTGGGCCACAGCCCTCTCCACCTCACGCACGCTCTTCACAAGCACGCCCATCAGGTCCTGGAAGGTGACGCGGGTGGCCAGGGCGCCCTTGGTGCGGTCCTGGAGCACAAAGGAGAAGAGTTCGGCAAAGGACAGGAAGCTGCTGGCTGTCATAGGGCTCAGGGGATCCAGATTACTCTGCTGCATGTCCAGCGCATATTTCCAGAGGCTAATGCAGCGCTCAAAGTTGCCCGAATCAGCATACACCGCACCCCTGTAACGGATGTAGTAGGAGGTGTCTGGATGCGACGGGCCCAGGATTCGCTCACGCACCAGAAGTGCCTGCATCCGCATCTCGTCTGGGTCTGTAATGAgcgcctccagctcctccacggTGTTCACTTCGCGCGCACAGTCATAGGCTGGGACAGGAGGTCCCGGGGGAGGTTTGGATAATGGTCCAGTCTTGTCTGCTGGCTGTCGCAACTCCATGGCGCGTCGCCAGTATCGCATGGCACCCAGGAGGTCACGTTTCTTGTCCACAAAGGTGGCACCCAGCAGCTCCAGGGCATCGATCCGCTCTTCTCTTGAGGCCCGAGGTTGGTGTACCAGGTACTCCACAATGTTGGTATGGCCCGTGACACTGGCTGCTAGGAGAGGAGTCATGCCATAGCCATCCCTCTCCATCCGGGCATTACACTTCAGCAACATCTTCATTATGTCAAGGCTCCCCGACTCTGCACAGTCATGCAACGCCGTGTTGCCCTTCACGCTCTTGCGGTTGACGTCTGCCCCCCGCTCCAAGAGGAACTTGGCTATTTCTCTGTGGCCTTTGTAGCACGAGATCATCAGGCAAGTGTGGCCGTGGCGATTGGCCACCTCCATGTCAGCATGGTGCTCAACCAGGTAGCGAACAATCTCTAAGTGGCCATCAAAGCAGGCAGCCCGCAAGGGAGTGGAGTTGGTTAAAGTTGTATTGTTGACAGAAGCGCCGTGCTTCAGAAGTGTGCGAACCACTGGCAGGTGACCTGCCGCGGAAGCTGCCCACAGAGGGGGGGCTCCTTCAATCGTCTCGCCGTCAAAGTTCACAGAGCCGCCCAGCTCCACGTTCGCTTTGCAGTGTTCAAGGAGGTACTCCACCACGTCCAGGTGTCCGTTCCGGGAGGCGATCAGGAGCGGCGTGCCTCCCTGGGTCTTTTCCTCGGCGAGCGCTTCCAACTCCTCCGGACTTTTGTTGCTCAGTAACTTCTGAATAAGTTTCAGTTTGCCATCTCGCGCCGCGTTGAACACCGCTGTCGTGATATCCATTTTCACCTACTGGTCCcccattaaaccccaaaacgaGCAGAACAACGCGAAAGCGGTTAGCTTCTCaatgaaacaaaagaaacaCTAACAGCACCTATGGCCCTGTGCTgcatttttctgccattttaagGCTAGTATCAAAATGGCGTCTGCGTTGTTTGACAGTTCTATGTTTACCAGCTACGCGTAGCCTCCTGGTGTATGTAGTATTTCAGAAGCGGATATCAAATATGAGAGCTGTGATAATGGCAATACTGCGAACTACATTTCCTAGAACTGCTTGCGTCAAAAAGAGCACCACTCACGATCGCCACTGTTTCATGTGGCCGGGACTTGTAGTTTTTTGTAAACATGGGCGCGTTGAAATGAACGTGTGACGTTCTCTTTTACAGTCACTAGGGAACTACATTCCCACAATGCCTTGCTGTCATAGAACGCTTTACTGTCAAAGGTAAAATATCACCTTAATAAGAAACTTATTATCGCTCTCGTGATCTCTTTTCGTGTGCTTATATTTAATTGTCCATATTGGCAGTTTTTCCTTTAACTGAATAATAATTGTCTacttaattttctttatttgaatatatatatatatatatatacacacacacacacacacacacacacacacaatattaaaaagaaagtattgtgtgtgtgtgtatgtatgtagtacatacacaccatatatatatatatatatatatatattctttttaatattgtgtgcgcaataaaaacataatattaaggaaaacattatttatttaaaacattttatttatagctAAAGGtgtattttcctttgttttactAAATGATTGTCATAGTATTCAGCTAAAGGGCCCTCTCTCCCTAGAGACAGGACAGctattcattttcataaaatgttcTGCTTTTGTTGGAAATGGGACAATATTGTTTACTTGGTTTACTTATCAAGATACCTCTTTATTCCTCATCCactgtaaaatatatacatgaaaacatgacaatacaattttaatattgtaaTGTAGAATACACATAAACATTTTGTTTGGCATCACAGTCATAGTATTATTACTATGTTAAATACATACATGTAGCTTCTTCAGTCAGTTGCAATGAGTACATTccagtaatctaaaatatatCAAACGTTCTGTttaattaaccaaaaaaataacattttaaactttagtgagaactgtaataaaacaataaatccTAAGGGTTTTGTAGGCTTGTACCCGACGCTGAGAGGCAGACTGGGTTTTGTTGTTGGTTTCTTTGCTCAATGTCACAACAAAATCACTAGTCTTCCACACAGCATTCGGGGCGTGTCACCACCAGGTGAATCAGATGTCCTTTTCCAGGATCTTCAGTTCCtttaaagagaaaagaaaacaaaaaaaaagaaaacagtatcaatttttctttttacatctGAGAGAACATCTGTGGATTTCATACTTTTCatcatacttttatttttgtctgcACAAACATCA includes the following:
- the fem1a gene encoding protein fem-1 homolog A, translating into MDITTAVFNAARDGKLKLIQKLLSNKSPEELEALAEEKTQGGTPLLIASRNGHLDVVEYLLEHCKANVELGGSVNFDGETIEGAPPLWAASAAGHLPVVRTLLKHGASVNNTTLTNSTPLRAACFDGHLEIVRYLVEHHADMEVANRHGHTCLMISCYKGHREIAKFLLERGADVNRKSVKGNTALHDCAESGSLDIMKMLLKCNARMERDGYGMTPLLAASVTGHTNIVEYLVHQPRASREERIDALELLGATFVDKKRDLLGAMRYWRRAMELRQPADKTGPLSKPPPGPPVPAYDCAREVNTVEELEALITDPDEMRMQALLVRERILGPSHPDTSYYIRYRGAVYADSGNFERCISLWKYALDMQQSNLDPLSPMTASSFLSFAELFSFVLQDRTKGALATRVTFQDLMGVLVKSVREVERAVAQHDSPPEASQFTKALSIILHLLFLLEKLDCSPEEEHLKRQTVYRLLKLNPRARNGFTPLHMAVDKDTTSVGRYPVGRFPSLAVAGLLLECGADVDSRDCDNNTPLHVAAANGCSEIMALLVRAGAHFDATNAQRKSAYELLDEQSSGRHSLHPLTYVTLQCLAARAIERHRLPYKGLISEEMEAFIELH